tgatttattacaaaatcagtaacaaaaacaatttgttgATTAATAGTTTtctcataacattataaaattttaatcattacctATATCTTTTATATCTTACAAATTAGCTATAGGGACTTCTTTGTTGCTCTCACTCTTGAAGATTCGCTTATTTAATACCCAAGTGCAAGGtgaaaatatttgcaaaatttaattcaatattaaactgactaaataaataaaattcaaagaaTAAAAGCCATTTAGTAAcaaaaatatggtataaatataagtttaattaataatcttaggttttttaacattgttataatatgcaataagtAAATGGCTTTTTAAAATGTgactagataattaaaaataactcatatttagataactatttttaattttaaatacattaagtcCAGTTCTGATCatgagaaatatatttttgcagtCGTtactaattgaaaataaataggaGTTATTTTTGCGGTATGTGaactttaatttctaaaattgtcAACTGTCAAATAAAATGCTTACCTTCAACAAGGTGATCAACGATAATACGCCCACCATAACAGGAATCTTAACCATTTTgcgtaaaactataataatagatgtTACGTTTAACAGTGGACGGTAAACAAAAAGGTCTTGAGcatgacaattattatcaaattatattaatatatcgaaAATTCGATGACACTATGAcagcaaaaacattaataggaTAACCGATATctataaaacagtttaaacaCCAACTAAAGATCGATCCCAGCCATTTAACACATCAAAAGGATTTAAGATTAcgattaacatatttattatttagacgtTTTGTTAACGCGAATAATagcgtacaaaatatttttaaaaaaagagatactactataggtatataaatattaaatactaattacgaATTACTTatcagtaaatactaaataggaataaaataaatgttaaaatccgTTATCAGTAATGGTTATGAAAAAAGCTCTCAATACTTCCATAATCTATAgacgataataaaaaaaagactcccgtatagtaaattttagtgtataacatatttttaattttgctattTATCACTgaacgtaatattttatattattacggcaATACCATAAATCCAGATGTGTAGCTCTTCTTGATGGAATAAAGAATTCTTATATACTAGTACTGCCATCTAGTAATccataagtttaatattaatgatattaactgGCTATTATAAAAgctaatatagttaaaataaataataacttataggtAGTACTCAAGTATTTAAGTCTAAAACAACAAACaacttttgattaaatttaaaataatgaacacaatgacttaaaaatcatacttatTACGTAACGAGACACAACTTACATGTCTGCAAGTGACAAgtctaataattaagtatgagAGTGTTAAACATATAGAGTGTtagtcattaatatattactagcCTTAAAAAATTGACATCCAAACTATTAATAAGCAAAGTTCTTTGGAAAATTCACATTAATTACAAAAGTTTTGAACAAGAAAGGGCTACAGTAGAAAccgtttataatgatataccgGGTGTAATGACCTTAGATTGCAAGTCCCGGCAAAACTCCTATATTGTATGTCCTAATTTGTATCGATTATAATGACGTCTGTATAGTGACTAAAAGGATGTTATGACGGTTATTGGAAAAAGGTTTTATCTATAatgactattaattttatcgaagGTCTTAAAACAACTGATAAAGCTAATTTCAtcgtttttttgtaaatgtattgtCAGTGTTCCAATATTCGTGTACTTGATcattacctaattaaatattaagaaattgtatttttttttctatatgaattaaatttacgatttatatacatatatataatataataacacattaaaaatattattgttataaaatattttgttcattgcatatatataaaagagtttttaatttaatttttgtcattttggTTATAATGACAATCGGTTATTATGACCAATTTTGACTAGTCCCTTGAATGTCATTTTAAACGGTTTCTACTGTATTTGAAGTTGGACCTTCCTCGGTTCCACCTCTAatcattctttttttattgacttgCTAATTACttgcaaaaattattttaaaaaagcatAAACTGCCAACTTGCACTGTGGTAATAAAATGGTTGTATCTCATACATtgcgaaataataaataatgtaaactacactatactatactttatactaaatagtatatttcataGATTTATTTTCCACTCTAACGTaggaaaatattgtatttattaatatactataaatatcttGCATATATAAAACTGACACATTTAGTACTAAATtgttacaaatgtatttaatgtaaatgtgaataataaatattttttgggttcaaaataatatatattataaaataaaattatacacttacaatcaaaaatgtaaattaaaaaataaatatatttactataaataaaattattatttgtttgaaaatgaaacagtaatttaataattcatgtatATCAACAAAGACAAgtacaacataaaaataatcaacataaaaacatgtataacatataaaataataggtaacagttaataggaataatatatcacagacaatataatcataaaaataaattatatcaattagttaaatatttaatatacaaacaagtattagtattagtattagttaaatataatagaacgAACAAGCTTTGGTTAATAACAAAACTCAATTAATTTTCAGACCAATGGCTAAAttacaagtttaaaaataatttttttttgtatctatcataaatattttatatacattccaAGATATATCATAAgtaagaattataaataacaatctaacatattaaaagtatgttaattaatataaaatttatcgaaaaatcatcatttattcatggttacaataattgtaatatcatTAGCActagtaataacttataaaaacaatatttatttatttatttaatttaattttcttaaaaaatataatttttattaaataataagaggAATTTATTCAACGTTCCAGGTTTATCTAATGAACAAgtcattaaatactttatacacaaagttattttgaaattaaaagaaaattgacTCATAAGTTTagtgtaaatacaattttatgtatatttacaacACAACACCAATTTTACTTCTTCCAATACACATTGTGACTGATACATTTTCAGACACGGGACATAACtaagattaatttataataatattattataatctaattcTGGAATGTCTGTTGAAAATTCTGTTGTAGTTGAcaacaaaaattgatttaatgttCTTTCAGTGCATTCAGCAATGAACCTCAAAAATGGTCTGATGTCTCCTTTATTTGCAAATTCCAAAGTCCGATAATatctagaataaaaaaatataagataatttttaaatataaatatcaaaacattaaatttaaacttacttATGTCTTTCTCCTTTTGGTATAATAACTGGTGGATAGCCAGCTtgcattaaaatcatattcatCAGCAGACGTGAAGTTCGTCCATTACCATCAGTAAATGGATGTATATGTACTAATTTGTAATGTGCTAGAGCTGCAAATCTCACAGGATGTAGTCTGAGAGTAGATTCAGAATTGAGccataaagaaaaattttcCATTAATGTTCCAATATGAGATGGACCAGGAGGGACATGGCCACCAACAAATAcctaagaaaattattaatatcaataaaaaattatgtttcaaaaatcatattaataaagtattgcTACTGTTATACATACTTGTGTTTGACGGAAAACACCACTTTCTAAAGGATCAACAAATCCCATTACTCGTTTATGAATTTCCAAAATATCATCAACAGATATACTACCAAGTCGATTGATTAATGTtgcatttatatactttagagCTGCCTCTAGACCTATTATCTCATTGTGTTCGGCAATACTTCTACCACCAATGGCCATTCTAGTTTCTAAAATAGACCTAGTTTCTGATAAAGACATTCTATTTCCTTCAATCCCAACAGTATGATaaatatgctaaaaaaaaaaaatcaccagaAGTTaagaaagttttttattacaaattttattattaaaatgaatatgtataataaaaaaacacaaataaataatatgctttattatcatataaattgtgAGTGggacaataattttagattttgctTCACAAAAAAAGTCTGAATTTAGTGCCACTGaataacagaataaaaatatatattattatttttatatttaaaaaaagaacattATTGGGGGACTTACAAATATCGGTTATCAAATTagcagttaatttaattaattaaatatttttcaatttaaaataagcataGTCATGTACCAGCAAAAAACTAGTGattcaatattcaattattaaaattaatttactatttaataattaatgaatgatACCtaacaaaatacctatatatttatttttattaattataaaatatacaatctgTACAATAAATCAGTAAAATAAGCATATGTGCTGATAATGattaaaacatattcattgtatacatcaaatataaaaaaaaggtttttttcaaagatgtttatataatttaatatggaaaataaataattgataatttcctaaaaaagatttatttggattattatttgatgtataaaaagagcttaagtaataactaataagacaaaataaaaaatagtactgtagttttcattttttaaatattgtttttttttttattattattatttattatatacaaaaagatattgctatattgaaaaaatataattgaaataatttctttGTGGTCAGTTACCTGAAAATATGCTTCTTTCTTTGCTCTTCTAAGAGCCATATTAGAATCTGATATTAAAGCCATTTTATCTCTTTTTTCATCAATACGCTTAAGCTGCTGCCAATCCAAATCATCAACAATAATTTGAGTTCTCTTACGATTGGTTAATGCTTCTTTATGTTTTGGACTATATATAAGTGCCTGTTGAAAATACTTTGATTAAACTAAAaggtcaaatattatttttattaacaaacctGAAAATACATCTGATCGGCTGTTAAAATGTCATCTCGAAGTGTTTCAATAAGTTCACCATAGCCATTTAATAAATCAGGATTTT
This sequence is a window from Rhopalosiphum maidis isolate BTI-1 chromosome 1, ASM367621v3, whole genome shotgun sequence. Protein-coding genes within it:
- the LOC113548270 gene encoding protein adenylyltransferase Fic, with the protein product MRCLALKLLHTNGVMSKYYSMIFIFLIGALSSIFFNKYWNYTLYVDDQTRHLIVRRPFSIIDFDDHEYVDSNQDAHELIIRDTDVDVVSDQDNFEALMSLVAANEMKSMGKGEKALKLIEHGIALAPKNPDLLNGYGELIETLRDDILTADQMYFQALIYSPKHKEALTNRKRTQIIVDDLDWQQLKRIDEKRDKMALISDSNMALRRAKKEAYFQHIYHTVGIEGNRMSLSETRSILETRMAIGGRSIAEHNEIIGLEAALKYINATLINRLGSISVDDILEIHKRVMGFVDPLESGVFRQTQVFVGGHVPPGPSHIGTLMENFSLWLNSESTLRLHPVRFAALAHYKLVHIHPFTDGNGRTSRLLMNMILMQAGYPPVIIPKGERHKYYRTLEFANKGDIRPFLRFIAECTERTLNQFLLSTTTEFSTDIPELDYNNIIIN